A region from the Acomys russatus chromosome 20, mAcoRus1.1, whole genome shotgun sequence genome encodes:
- the Rpl17 gene encoding 60S ribosomal protein L17: protein MVRYSLDPENPTKSCKSRGSNLRVHFKNTRETAQAIKGMHIRKATKYLKDVTLKKQCVPFRRYNGGVGRCAQAKQWGWTQGRWPKKSAEFLLHMLKNAESNAELKGLDVDSLVIEHIQVNKAPKMRRRTYRAHGRINPYMSSPCHIEMILTEKEQIVPKPEEEVAQKKKISQKKLKKQKLMARE, encoded by the exons ATGGTTCGCTACTCACTTGACCCGGAAAACCCTACAAAAT CATGCAAATCAAGAGGTTCAAATCTTCGTGTTCACTTTAAG AACACCCGGGAAACTGCCCAGGCCATCAAGGGTATGCATATCCGAAAAGCCACCAAGTATCTGAAAGATGTCACTTTAAAGAAGCAGTGTGTGCCATTCCGGCGGTATAATGGTGGAGTCGGGAGGTGCGCCCAG GCCAAACAGTGGGGCTGGACTCAGGGTCGGTGGCCAAAAAAGAGTGCTGAATTTTTGCTGCACATGCTGAAAAATGCGGAAAGTAATGCTGAGCTTAAG GGTTTAGATGTAGATTCCCTGGTCATTGAACACATCCAGGTGAATAAGGCACCTAAGATGCGCCGACGAACTTACAGAGCCCATGGCCGGATTAACCCATACATGAGCTCCCCCTGCCACATTGAGATGATCCTCACTGAAAAGGAGCAGATTGTTCCAAAGCCCGAGGAGGAGGTGGCACAGAAGAAGAAG atatcccagaagaaactgaagaaacaaaaactgatggcACGGGAATAA
- the C20H18orf32 gene encoding UPF0729 protein C18orf32 homolog, producing the protein MVCIPCIVIPVLLWIFKKFLEPYLYPLVSPVVSRIWPKKAIQEPNNKNIGKVDCKGADTNGLPTKGPTEISDKKTD; encoded by the exons ATGGTGTGCATTCCTTGCATCGTCATTCCAGTTCTGCTGTGGATCTTCAAAAAGTTCCTGGAGCCATACCTGTACCCTCTGGTGTCCCCTGTTGTCAGTCGCATATGGCCTAAAAAAGCTATACAGGAACCCAACAATAAAAACATAGGCAAAGTAGACTGCAAG GGTGCAGATACAAATGGATTACCCACAAAAGGGCCAACGGAGATCTCTGATAAGAAGACAGACTAG